The Streptomyces sp. Alt3 genome has a segment encoding these proteins:
- the rplD gene encoding 50S ribosomal protein L4 produces the protein MSTIDILSPAGDKAGTVELPAEIFDAKTSVPLIHQVVVAQLAAARQGTHKTKTRGEVRGGGRKPYRQKGTGRARQGSTRAPQFAGGGVVHGPQPRDYSQRTPKKMKAAALRGALSDRARHSRIHVVTGVVEGGISTKAAKTLFGKISERSNLLLVVDRADEAAWLSARNLPQVHILEPGQLNTYDVIVSDDVVFTQAAFESFVSGPQTAETEGSAA, from the coding sequence ATGAGCACCATTGACATCCTTTCGCCGGCAGGCGACAAGGCCGGTACCGTCGAGCTCCCCGCGGAGATCTTCGACGCGAAGACCAGCGTCCCGCTGATCCACCAGGTCGTCGTCGCACAGCTGGCAGCTGCCCGTCAGGGCACGCACAAGACCAAGACCCGCGGCGAGGTCCGTGGTGGTGGGCGCAAGCCGTACCGCCAGAAGGGCACCGGCCGCGCGCGCCAGGGTTCGACCCGCGCGCCGCAGTTCGCCGGCGGTGGCGTCGTCCACGGCCCGCAGCCGCGTGACTACTCGCAGCGCACCCCGAAGAAGATGAAGGCCGCCGCCCTGCGCGGTGCCCTCTCGGACCGGGCGCGTCACTCCCGCATCCACGTCGTCACCGGCGTGGTCGAGGGTGGGATCTCCACCAAGGCCGCCAAGACGCTGTTCGGCAAGATCTCGGAGCGCAGCAACCTGCTCCTGGTCGTCGACCGCGCCGACGAGGCCGCGTGGCTGTCCGCTCGCAACCTGCCCCAGGTGCACATCCTGGAGCCGGGCCAGCTGAACACGTACGACGTGATCGTCTCTGACGACGTGGTCTTCACCCAGGCCGCTTTCGAGTCCTTCGTGTCTGGCCCCCAGACCGCTGAGACCGAAGGGAGCGCCGCCTGA
- the rplC gene encoding 50S ribosomal protein L3: protein MSKNIKGVLGEKLGMTQVWDENNRVVPVTVVKAGPCVVTQVRTNDSDGYESVQIAFGEIDPRKVNKPLKGHFAKADVTPRRHLVELRTPDASEYTLGQEVTAEVFESGVKVDVTGKSKGKGFAGVMKRHNFKGLGAGHGVQRKHRSPGSIGGCATPGRVFKGMRMAGRMGNERVTTQNLTIHAVDAEKGLLLIKGAVPGPNGGLVLVRTAAKGA, encoded by the coding sequence ATGAGCAAGAACATCAAGGGCGTCCTGGGCGAGAAGCTCGGCATGACCCAGGTCTGGGACGAGAACAACCGGGTTGTCCCGGTGACCGTCGTCAAGGCCGGTCCGTGCGTCGTGACGCAGGTCCGTACGAACGACAGCGACGGCTACGAGTCGGTCCAGATCGCCTTCGGCGAGATCGACCCGCGCAAGGTGAACAAGCCCCTCAAGGGCCACTTCGCCAAGGCCGACGTGACCCCGCGCCGCCACCTGGTGGAGCTCCGCACCCCTGACGCCAGCGAGTACACGCTGGGCCAGGAGGTCACTGCCGAGGTGTTCGAGTCCGGCGTCAAGGTCGACGTCACGGGCAAGAGCAAGGGCAAGGGCTTCGCCGGTGTCATGAAGCGTCACAACTTCAAGGGCCTCGGCGCCGGCCACGGCGTCCAGCGCAAGCACCGTTCCCCCGGTTCGATCGGTGGCTGCGCCACCCCTGGGCGTGTCTTCAAGGGCATGCGCATGGCCGGTCGCATGGGTAACGAGCGCGTCACCACCCAGAACCTGACCATCCACGCGGTTGACGCGGAGAAGGGTCTGCTCCTCATCAAGGGCGCAGTCCCCGGTCCGAACGGCGGCCTCGTCCTGGTCCGTACCGCGGCCAAGGGGGCTTGA
- the rpsJ gene encoding 30S ribosomal protein S10: MAGQKIRIRLKAYDHEVIDSSAKKIVETVTRTGASVAGPVPLPTEKNVYCVIKSPHKYKDSREHFEMRTHKRLIDILDPTPKTVDSLMRLDLPAGVDIEIKL, encoded by the coding sequence ATGGCGGGACAGAAGATCCGCATCCGGCTCAAGGCCTACGACCACGAGGTCATCGACTCCTCGGCGAAGAAGATCGTCGAGACGGTGACCCGCACTGGTGCGTCGGTCGCAGGCCCGGTGCCGCTGCCCACTGAGAAGAACGTGTACTGCGTCATCAAGTCGCCGCACAAGTACAAGGACTCTCGCGAGCACTTCGAGATGCGCACGCACAAGCGCCTCATCGACATTCTCGACCCCACCCCGAAGACGGTTGACTCGCTGATGCGTCTCGACCTGCCGGCTGGCGTCGACATCGAGATCAAGCTCTGA
- a CDS encoding GNAT family N-acetyltransferase, which translates to MSTSTLRGWRLRPATFEDVEPIAGIRASAMRPDLERLGRYDEHRVRQRLRDAYVPEHTSVVEAGGAVAGCVALRPSEDCCWLEHFYLAPEVQGRGIGTAVLAGLLARTDAEGVTVRLNVLQGSAARGLYERHGFTPEREDPVDVFMVRPPGAGS; encoded by the coding sequence ATGTCTACGAGCACCCTCCGGGGCTGGCGCCTGCGGCCGGCCACCTTCGAGGACGTCGAGCCGATAGCCGGGATCCGGGCCTCGGCCATGCGCCCCGACCTGGAGCGTCTGGGCCGGTACGACGAGCACCGGGTGCGGCAGCGGCTGCGCGACGCCTACGTGCCGGAGCACACCTCCGTGGTGGAGGCGGGGGGAGCCGTCGCGGGCTGCGTCGCCCTGCGGCCGTCCGAGGACTGCTGTTGGCTGGAGCACTTCTACCTCGCACCGGAAGTGCAGGGCCGAGGCATCGGCACGGCCGTCCTGGCCGGACTCCTGGCCCGCACCGATGCCGAGGGTGTGACGGTCCGGCTGAACGTCCTGCAGGGCAGTGCCGCCCGTGGCCTGTACGAACGGCACGGCTTCACTCCGGAGCGGGAGGACCCGGTGGACGTGTTCATGGTCCGCCCGCCCGGCGCCGGATCCTGA
- a CDS encoding MarR family winged helix-turn-helix transcriptional regulator, with protein sequence MTNSDACDPQGEALLDAVGTAFARLRRRTMQAPVEPPVGRKDLKRNLVLNLVDESAEAGREITVGGLADLLMVDSSVASRMASDCITHGYLVRIASQQDGRRTVLRLTEDGNTLLGHFRRQQRQAFEHITRDWPTAERVEFARLLLKYADATARLPVPGGEGGSSTP encoded by the coding sequence GTGACGAACTCCGATGCCTGCGACCCGCAGGGAGAGGCTCTGCTGGATGCTGTGGGCACGGCTTTCGCCCGACTCCGGCGGCGCACCATGCAGGCCCCTGTCGAGCCCCCGGTGGGCCGTAAGGACCTCAAGCGCAATCTGGTCCTCAATCTCGTCGACGAGTCGGCCGAGGCCGGCAGGGAGATCACGGTCGGCGGGCTCGCCGATCTGCTCATGGTCGATTCGTCCGTCGCCAGCCGGATGGCGAGCGACTGCATCACCCACGGCTATTTGGTCCGCATCGCCTCGCAGCAGGACGGCAGGCGCACCGTGCTCAGGCTGACCGAGGACGGCAACACCCTTCTCGGCCACTTCCGCCGCCAGCAGCGGCAGGCCTTCGAGCACATCACCCGTGACTGGCCCACGGCCGAACGCGTCGAATTCGCGCGCCTGCTCCTGAAGTACGCCGACGCCACGGCCCGGCTTCCCGTGCCCGGCGGCGAGGGCGGTTCCTCCACGCCGTGA
- a CDS encoding amidohydrolase family protein, protein MVTAITNARVFDGERVRAETTVLLDGTRIAAIGGEPPAGADVVDASGATLMPGLIDSHVHTSEDGLALALRFGVTTELEMQGMYTKSFREHVLGDDSVADVRSSGFGITPPGGHPSELLPEDFEPGGHGEPDAGEPDSGDSGHGGQQAHGPAPLMPFSSTPAEAVGFIPQLIAAGSDYIKFMVDDGSVEGHPGLPMLDQATLTAGVAEAHRHGMLTIAHTLTVEATRMAIEAGIDGFAHLFMDQPHTDEIIGLIAASGAFVAPCVVLNASMTGITGSDLADDPRVGSRLTPAWSETLRSSYDRYPQGKLEDVLASVKALHDAGVDLLAGTDAAPMPLPFLGGMIHGASVHHELQYLVRAGLTPVQALRAATLTPARRFGLTDRGRIAEGLRADLLLVDGDPTTTIADTLNLRAVWRRGTLTRLAA, encoded by the coding sequence ATGGTCACGGCCATCACCAACGCCCGTGTGTTCGACGGTGAGCGCGTCCGCGCGGAGACCACCGTCCTGCTGGACGGCACCCGCATCGCCGCGATCGGCGGGGAGCCGCCCGCCGGGGCGGACGTCGTCGACGCCTCGGGCGCGACGCTCATGCCCGGCCTGATCGACTCCCACGTCCACACCTCCGAGGACGGGCTCGCGCTGGCGCTGCGGTTCGGCGTCACGACGGAGCTGGAGATGCAGGGCATGTACACCAAGAGCTTCCGTGAGCACGTGCTCGGCGACGACTCCGTCGCCGACGTCCGCTCCTCGGGGTTCGGTATCACCCCGCCCGGCGGGCACCCCAGCGAACTGCTCCCCGAGGACTTCGAGCCGGGCGGCCACGGAGAACCGGATGCCGGGGAGCCGGACTCCGGAGACTCGGGCCACGGTGGACAGCAGGCCCACGGCCCGGCTCCGCTGATGCCGTTCTCCAGCACCCCGGCCGAAGCGGTCGGCTTCATCCCGCAGCTGATCGCCGCCGGCTCTGACTACATCAAGTTCATGGTCGACGACGGCTCCGTCGAGGGGCACCCCGGTCTGCCCATGCTCGACCAGGCGACCCTGACCGCCGGCGTCGCCGAGGCGCACCGGCACGGGATGCTCACGATCGCCCACACCCTGACCGTCGAGGCGACGCGAATGGCGATCGAAGCCGGCATCGACGGCTTCGCCCACCTGTTCATGGACCAGCCGCACACCGACGAGATCATCGGCCTCATCGCCGCCTCCGGCGCGTTCGTCGCCCCCTGTGTCGTCCTGAACGCCTCGATGACGGGCATCACCGGTTCGGACCTCGCCGACGACCCGCGCGTCGGATCACGTCTGACCCCCGCGTGGAGCGAGACCCTGCGCAGCAGTTACGACCGCTACCCCCAGGGCAAGCTGGAGGACGTCCTGGCCTCGGTCAAGGCACTGCACGACGCCGGGGTCGACCTCCTCGCGGGCACCGACGCCGCGCCCATGCCGCTGCCGTTCCTGGGCGGCATGATCCACGGCGCCAGCGTCCACCACGAGCTGCAGTACCTCGTCCGGGCCGGCCTCACACCGGTACAGGCCCTGCGCGCCGCCACTCTCACCCCGGCACGCCGTTTCGGCCTGACGGACCGCGGCCGCATCGCCGAGGGGCTCCGTGCCGACCTGCTCCTGGTGGACGGCGACCCCACCACCACCATCGCCGACACCCTCAACCTCCGCGCGGTCTGGCGCCGGGGCACGCTCACCCGGCTCGCGGCCTGA
- a CDS encoding PIG-L family deacetylase produces the protein MRRRTVITTAAAGLALSACSVPPPRRPDPAPDPAPGMPISTARRALLMQILAHPDDDLYFMNPDTRRVLDTGTPLVCVYLTAGEADGLNKVPGRPRPAPDKAAYSSARHQGLRQAYATLLGLEKFTPWQISVAELGDGHLAEVNTLAAGGRRVELVFIDTAMHTTRHRLGLPSLWHDRRLTLRTVVAEGSPLERPGAYTYDGLVDVLVGLLERHRPTVVHTLDPDPDIQHSTEAVRRRDSEQPGYSDHADHTAAACFAWAAMIRWVARSTRDGGQVPGFAVTSFRGYYNRHWPKNLPPTVLAEKAAHLVPYGGSPDWDCGNPSGCGDYNVGGDRPLTNRKGWVRSTRHRYPGVRAVVTTGPGGRLDAYAVVGLRLVRWREEEPAGGVWGPPVDLGGGPLAPALGSATAGDGTLLLFGLRFAGPRGHGAADEREIVLLAQSAPGSGFLAWRGLGNPSPGRDDGRRIGVPVAVTAPDGRTHLFVRNAEKGLSTRVREADRTWGEWRDLGGGEVQDGLSVVVDGTGRVHVHAAGHHAVHHWTQDAPGSELTARTQIDAGPVPGDAPTGLPAADGSVDLFYRAQARAVTTAVRDGVATDLVGFDGYGELAAAGPSLLGRTAGGQLQVLTGTRLSRRTRGPVALDGATLRLDDGRPVVVGLGQDALPFAWRP, from the coding sequence GTGCGACGACGCACCGTCATCACCACGGCCGCCGCCGGGCTGGCGCTCAGCGCCTGCTCGGTCCCGCCGCCCCGGCGTCCCGACCCCGCGCCGGACCCCGCGCCCGGCATGCCCATCAGCACCGCGCGGCGGGCGCTGCTGATGCAGATACTCGCCCACCCGGACGACGATCTGTACTTCATGAACCCGGACACCCGGCGCGTCCTCGACACCGGGACACCGCTGGTCTGCGTGTACCTCACGGCGGGCGAGGCCGACGGCCTCAACAAGGTCCCCGGCCGCCCCCGCCCCGCACCGGACAAGGCGGCGTACTCGTCGGCGCGCCACCAGGGGCTGCGTCAGGCGTACGCGACCCTGCTCGGGCTGGAGAAGTTCACCCCCTGGCAGATATCCGTCGCCGAGCTCGGCGACGGGCACCTGGCCGAGGTCAACACCCTGGCCGCCGGGGGACGCAGGGTCGAACTGGTCTTCATCGACACCGCCATGCACACCACCCGCCACCGCCTCGGACTCCCCAGCCTGTGGCACGACCGGCGGCTGACCCTCCGCACGGTCGTCGCCGAGGGTTCGCCCCTGGAGCGCCCGGGCGCGTACACCTACGACGGGCTCGTCGACGTCCTCGTCGGGCTGCTGGAGCGCCACCGGCCGACCGTCGTGCACACCCTGGACCCCGATCCGGACATCCAGCACAGCACCGAGGCCGTCCGGCGCAGGGACAGCGAACAACCCGGTTACTCCGACCACGCCGACCACACGGCCGCCGCCTGCTTCGCCTGGGCTGCGATGATCCGGTGGGTCGCCAGGAGCACCCGTGACGGTGGCCAGGTACCGGGCTTCGCGGTCACCTCGTTCCGCGGGTACTACAACCGGCACTGGCCCAAGAACCTCCCGCCGACCGTGCTCGCGGAGAAAGCCGCGCATCTGGTCCCCTACGGCGGTTCGCCCGACTGGGACTGCGGCAACCCGTCGGGCTGCGGGGACTACAACGTGGGCGGCGACCGGCCGCTGACCAACAGGAAGGGCTGGGTCCGCTCGACCCGCCACCGCTATCCGGGCGTCCGCGCCGTCGTCACCACCGGGCCCGGCGGCCGGCTCGACGCGTACGCCGTGGTGGGACTCCGCCTGGTCCGGTGGCGCGAGGAAGAACCGGCGGGCGGGGTGTGGGGCCCGCCGGTCGACCTCGGGGGCGGCCCGCTCGCCCCCGCGCTGGGGTCGGCCACCGCGGGCGACGGCACCCTGCTGCTGTTCGGGCTGCGCTTCGCCGGACCGCGTGGGCACGGGGCGGCCGACGAGCGCGAGATCGTGCTGCTGGCGCAGAGCGCTCCCGGCAGCGGCTTCCTCGCCTGGCGGGGTCTCGGCAACCCTTCCCCCGGCCGGGACGACGGCCGGCGCATCGGCGTACCCGTCGCCGTGACGGCACCGGACGGCCGGACCCACCTCTTCGTGCGCAACGCGGAGAAGGGGCTCAGCACCCGGGTGCGGGAGGCGGACAGGACGTGGGGCGAGTGGCGCGACCTGGGCGGCGGGGAAGTGCAGGACGGCCTGAGCGTCGTGGTGGACGGGACCGGCCGCGTCCACGTCCATGCCGCGGGTCATCACGCCGTGCACCACTGGACGCAGGACGCGCCGGGCTCGGAGCTCACCGCCCGGACGCAGATCGACGCCGGCCCGGTACCGGGCGACGCACCCACCGGGCTGCCCGCGGCCGACGGTTCCGTGGACCTGTTCTACCGGGCACAGGCGCGTGCCGTGACGACGGCCGTACGCGACGGGGTGGCCACGGACCTCGTCGGCTTCGACGGGTACGGGGAGCTGGCAGCCGCCGGCCCCTCCCTGCTCGGCCGCACCGCCGGGGGGCAGCTCCAGGTCCTGACGGGCACGCGGCTGTCCCGGCGTACGCGGGGGCCAGTGGCCCTGGACGGCGCCACGCTCCGGCTCGACGACGGGCGCCCGGTGGTGGTGGGCCTGGGCCAGGACGCGCTCCCCTTCGCCTGGCGGCCGTAG
- a CDS encoding response regulator transcription factor, producing MIKVLVVEDHAVVRAGLTALLSGEIGIRVVGEAADGKDALDEAQRLRPDVALLDIDLPGADGITVAGELAHLVPGCRALMLTALDRPGHLERVLAVGAAGYLLKTADPAEMTDAIRRVAGGGRVIDPRMRDALRAGPSPLTDGEAEALRLTASGAHAREIAADLFLSLGTVRNRLSSAVGKLHARTLVDAVRIAEGHGWL from the coding sequence ATGATCAAGGTGCTGGTGGTTGAGGACCACGCCGTCGTGCGGGCCGGACTGACCGCGCTGCTGTCCGGGGAGATCGGCATCCGGGTCGTCGGCGAGGCGGCCGACGGCAAGGACGCCCTGGACGAGGCCCAGCGGCTGCGCCCCGACGTCGCGCTCCTCGACATCGACCTTCCGGGGGCGGACGGCATCACGGTGGCGGGAGAGCTCGCCCACCTGGTGCCCGGCTGCCGGGCCCTGATGCTCACGGCACTGGACCGGCCCGGCCACCTGGAGCGGGTACTGGCCGTCGGTGCCGCGGGCTATCTGCTGAAGACCGCGGACCCCGCGGAGATGACGGACGCCATCCGCCGGGTCGCCGGAGGCGGGCGGGTGATCGACCCCCGGATGCGGGACGCCCTGCGTGCGGGACCCAGCCCGCTGACGGACGGCGAGGCGGAGGCCCTGCGGCTGACCGCCTCCGGCGCCCATGCGCGGGAGATCGCCGCCGATCTCTTCCTGAGCCTCGGAACCGTACGCAACCGGCTGTCCTCCGCCGTCGGCAAACTCCACGCCCGCACCCTGGTCGACGCCGTCCGGATCGCGGAGGGCCACGGCTGGCTGTAG